GGAGCTGAAAGCGTATTGCGGCGAGCGGGGTGGAGCGGTCTGCACCTCATCGAACGCGAAGCAGATTTTCGAATGGGCCTTCGCTCTGCGGGAGAAGATATTTTTCTTCCCGGACGAGCACCTGGGGAGGAACACGGCCGCCGGAATGGGCATTCCGCTGGAATCGCTGGTGGTGTGGGATCCCTCGAAGGAACAGGGAGGGCTCACGCAGGAGGAGCTCCGGCGCGCGCGGGTCGTCTTGTGGAAGGGATGCTGCTCGGTTCACACGAAGTTCCTGCTGCGCCACGTCCACGAGCGCCGCGCCGAGGATCCCGCTGTGCGAATCCTCGTTCATCCCGAGGTTCCCTACGAGGTGGCCCAGGCGGCCGACGAGGTGGGCTCGACCGAGCACATCATCCGCGTCTTGACGGAGGCCCCTGCCGGGAGCCGGTGGGCGGTCGGGACGGAATACCACCTGGTGAACAGGCTCGCCCGGCGGCACCCGGACAAGGGGATCGCGATCCTCTCGAAGGATTTCTGCCTGTGCGCTACGATGTATCGGATTTCCCCCCAGAATCTCCTTTGGGCCTTGGAGAATCTGCTCGAGGGGAACGTGGT
This genomic interval from Candidatus Eisenbacteria bacterium contains the following:
- the nadA gene encoding quinolinate synthase NadA; the protein is MSVRTVPEPYLRLDDEVLAERIRAAKEALGRRLVILGHHYQRDDVIDHADITGDSFKLARLGSARTEAEFLVLCGVHFMAESADILRGPHQTVILPDLNAGCSMADMAPTEDVLLAGATLDRLGIASVTPVTYMNSTAELKAYCGERGGAVCTSSNAKQIFEWAFALREKIFFFPDEHLGRNTAAGMGIPLESLVVWDPSKEQGGLTQEELRRARVVLWKGCCSVHTKFLLRHVHERRAEDPAVRILVHPEVPYEVAQAADEVGSTEHIIRVLTEAPAGSRWAVGTEYHLVNRLARRHPDKGIAILSKDFCLCATMYRISPQNLLWALENLLEGNVVNRIRVPDPVRHWAHVALDRMLQVH